In Apium graveolens cultivar Ventura chromosome 10, ASM990537v1, whole genome shotgun sequence, the following are encoded in one genomic region:
- the LOC141693260 gene encoding uncharacterized protein LOC141693260 isoform X2: MASRGASWVGDIYQRFEAMCLEVEETLNEDAVKFIERQVQNVGTNVKKFYLDIMQDLVSQDSTSVKLPVTEFPRDSENQVSENLGRESLVSEIVDECASTEHIVLTSPQDSVVEGWKWESEEDEKEMASYEENDADITIKDTLTKSTALGDSKISQLTSELVASSVSGSISKCDKDMIGSNDSTDQKMKKAKDGDIELDETCVFVNENNISFVSYKDAKPRSYKKKIKEAFSLKKKSIRQEYKKLVRRYEDVNVSSSLTCVDAVAPTLPTLSSTPELQTREFQESDWEVL; this comes from the exons ATGGCCTCTAGAGGTGCTTCTTGGGTAGGAGATATATACCAGAGGTTTGAAGCAATGTGTCTGGAGGTTGAGGAAACATTAAATGAA GATGCTGTTAAGTTTATCGAAAGACAGGTGCAGAATGTTGGGACCAACGTTAAAAAATTCTATTTAGACATCATGCAAGATTTGGTTTCCCAAGATTCTACTTCTGTAAAGCTACCTGTCACTGAATTTCCTCGCGACTCAGAGAATCAGGTGTCGGAGAACCTAGGCAGGGAATCACTGGTTTCTGAAATAGTAGATGAATGTGCATCTACTGAGCATATAGTTTTGACATCACCACAAGATTCAGTTGTAGAAGGATGGAAATGGGAATCCGAGGAAGATGAGAAAGAGATGGCTAGTTACGAGGAAAATGATGCAGACATCACAATTAAAG ATACTTTGACCAAATCAACTGCATTAGGTGATTCAAAAATTAGTCAACTGACTAGTGAGCTTGTTGCCTCATCAGTATCAG GAAGTATCTCTAAATGTGATAAGGATATGATCGGGAGTAATGATAGTACGGATCAAAAGATGAAAAAAGCTAAAGACGGTGACATTGAATTGGACGAAACCTGTGTCTTTGTCAATGAAAACAACATTTCCTTTGTTTCGTACAAGGATGCAAAACCTCGGTCTTACAAG AAAAAGATCAAGGAAGCTTTCTCGTTGAAAAAGAAATCAATCAGGCAGGAGTATAAAAAACTCGTAAGAAGGTACGAGGACGTGAACGTGAGTTCAAGCCTAACATGCGTTGATGCAGTGGCACCAACACTCCCCACATTGTCAAGCACACCAGAGCTACAAACTCGTGAATTTCAGGAGTCGGACTGGGAAGTTCTGTAG
- the LOC141693260 gene encoding uncharacterized protein LOC141693260 isoform X1, which yields MASRGASWVGDIYQRFEAMCLEVEETLNEDAVKFIERQVQNVGTNVKKFYLDIMQDLVSQDSTSVKLPVTEFPRDSENQVSENLGRESLVSEIVDECASTEHIVLTSPQDSVVEGWKWESEEDEKEMASYEENDADITIKGTDTLTKSTALGDSKISQLTSELVASSVSGSISKCDKDMIGSNDSTDQKMKKAKDGDIELDETCVFVNENNISFVSYKDAKPRSYKKKIKEAFSLKKKSIRQEYKKLVRRYEDVNVSSSLTCVDAVAPTLPTLSSTPELQTREFQESDWEVL from the exons ATGGCCTCTAGAGGTGCTTCTTGGGTAGGAGATATATACCAGAGGTTTGAAGCAATGTGTCTGGAGGTTGAGGAAACATTAAATGAA GATGCTGTTAAGTTTATCGAAAGACAGGTGCAGAATGTTGGGACCAACGTTAAAAAATTCTATTTAGACATCATGCAAGATTTGGTTTCCCAAGATTCTACTTCTGTAAAGCTACCTGTCACTGAATTTCCTCGCGACTCAGAGAATCAGGTGTCGGAGAACCTAGGCAGGGAATCACTGGTTTCTGAAATAGTAGATGAATGTGCATCTACTGAGCATATAGTTTTGACATCACCACAAGATTCAGTTGTAGAAGGATGGAAATGGGAATCCGAGGAAGATGAGAAAGAGATGGCTAGTTACGAGGAAAATGATGCAGACATCACAATTAAAG GAACAGATACTTTGACCAAATCAACTGCATTAGGTGATTCAAAAATTAGTCAACTGACTAGTGAGCTTGTTGCCTCATCAGTATCAG GAAGTATCTCTAAATGTGATAAGGATATGATCGGGAGTAATGATAGTACGGATCAAAAGATGAAAAAAGCTAAAGACGGTGACATTGAATTGGACGAAACCTGTGTCTTTGTCAATGAAAACAACATTTCCTTTGTTTCGTACAAGGATGCAAAACCTCGGTCTTACAAG AAAAAGATCAAGGAAGCTTTCTCGTTGAAAAAGAAATCAATCAGGCAGGAGTATAAAAAACTCGTAAGAAGGTACGAGGACGTGAACGTGAGTTCAAGCCTAACATGCGTTGATGCAGTGGCACCAACACTCCCCACATTGTCAAGCACACCAGAGCTACAAACTCGTGAATTTCAGGAGTCGGACTGGGAAGTTCTGTAG
- the LOC141693260 gene encoding uncharacterized protein LOC141693260 isoform X3 produces the protein MASRGASWVGDIYQRFEAMCLEDAVKFIERQVQNVGTNVKKFYLDIMQDLVSQDSTSVKLPVTEFPRDSENQVSENLGRESLVSEIVDECASTEHIVLTSPQDSVVEGWKWESEEDEKEMASYEENDADITIKGTDTLTKSTALGDSKISQLTSELVASSVSGSISKCDKDMIGSNDSTDQKMKKAKDGDIELDETCVFVNENNISFVSYKDAKPRSYKKKIKEAFSLKKKSIRQEYKKLVRRYEDVNVSSSLTCVDAVAPTLPTLSSTPELQTREFQESDWEVL, from the exons ATGGCCTCTAGAGGTGCTTCTTGGGTAGGAGATATATACCAGAGGTTTGAAGCAATGTGTCTGGAG GATGCTGTTAAGTTTATCGAAAGACAGGTGCAGAATGTTGGGACCAACGTTAAAAAATTCTATTTAGACATCATGCAAGATTTGGTTTCCCAAGATTCTACTTCTGTAAAGCTACCTGTCACTGAATTTCCTCGCGACTCAGAGAATCAGGTGTCGGAGAACCTAGGCAGGGAATCACTGGTTTCTGAAATAGTAGATGAATGTGCATCTACTGAGCATATAGTTTTGACATCACCACAAGATTCAGTTGTAGAAGGATGGAAATGGGAATCCGAGGAAGATGAGAAAGAGATGGCTAGTTACGAGGAAAATGATGCAGACATCACAATTAAAG GAACAGATACTTTGACCAAATCAACTGCATTAGGTGATTCAAAAATTAGTCAACTGACTAGTGAGCTTGTTGCCTCATCAGTATCAG GAAGTATCTCTAAATGTGATAAGGATATGATCGGGAGTAATGATAGTACGGATCAAAAGATGAAAAAAGCTAAAGACGGTGACATTGAATTGGACGAAACCTGTGTCTTTGTCAATGAAAACAACATTTCCTTTGTTTCGTACAAGGATGCAAAACCTCGGTCTTACAAG AAAAAGATCAAGGAAGCTTTCTCGTTGAAAAAGAAATCAATCAGGCAGGAGTATAAAAAACTCGTAAGAAGGTACGAGGACGTGAACGTGAGTTCAAGCCTAACATGCGTTGATGCAGTGGCACCAACACTCCCCACATTGTCAAGCACACCAGAGCTACAAACTCGTGAATTTCAGGAGTCGGACTGGGAAGTTCTGTAG
- the LOC141693356 gene encoding protein root UVB sensitive 5, with product MSYCALQLSFPIFHLKGSLKVSSNGPQRFSNFSTYNSKFDSSQGENEHVSPHVNREEDQSRMILVERYGNGTSKRYIVDENLKLTSYVDVIMTKSDGVGISESSNGKLWWLPDNVKDFILPAGFPGSVSTDYLEYIILQFPTNVTGWICHALVTSSLLKALGVGSFSGTTAAASAAAIRWVSKDGIGAVGRLFIGGRFGSLFDDDPKQWRMYADFIGSAGSIFDLTTPLYPSNFLLLASLGNLTKAVARGLKDPSFRVIQNHFSISGNLGEVAAKEEVWEVAAQLVGLGLGILILDAPGILTSYPVLVLTWTGMRILHLWLRYKSLSVLQFSTINLKRARILVQSHVSGSYIPGCHDCNSKEDILLWERFIKPRIRFGVPLEDMVGGEMPGSKVKMLLLLYEKEKYILVVNQKEPGEFEALVSFKEGATSLTVLRSVWQTYWLYENLTDDDNFTSKLEESLNKLGARFENFLQQLKEAGWDTNLISLKVPKEILIEENHGA from the exons ATGTCTTATTGCGCTCTTCAATTATCATTTCCAATCTTCCATCTTAAAGGGTCATTAAAGGTCTCTTCAAATGGGCCTCAGCGTTTCAGCAATTTTTCAACTTATAATAGCAAATTTGATTCATCACAGGGTGAAAATGAGCATGTTTCTCCGCATGTTAACAG AGAGGAGGACCAGTCGCGCATGATTTTAGTGGAGAGATATGGGAATGGTACATCTAAAAG GTACATTGTGGATGAGAACTTGAAATTGACTTCCTATGTTGATGTCATAATGACAAAATCAGACGGGGTCGGAATTTCGGAATCCTCAAATGGGAAACTGTGGTGGCTACCTGATAATGTTAAAGACTTCATCTTGCCTGCTGGCTTTCCAG GATCAGTTTCAACTGATTACTTGGAGTACATCATTTTGCAGTTTCCTACAAATGTTACTGGCTGGATCTGTCACGCATTGGTCACTTCAAGTCTTCTAAAGGCAC TTGGTGTGGGCTCTTTTTCTGGAACTACTGCTGCTGCTTCAGCTGCTGCTATCAG ATGGGTGTCAAAAGATGGGATTGGTGCTGTTGGACGCCTATTCATTG GCGGACGGTTTGGCAGTCTTTTTGACGATGATCCAAAACAGTGGCGCATGTATGCAGACTTCATTGGAAGTGCAGGAAG CATATTTGATCTGACTACGCCGCTGTATCCTTCAAATTTCCTACTCCTCGCATCTCTTGGGAACTTAACCAAG GCTGTGGCAAGGGGACTAAAAGATCCATCATTCCGTGTGATTCAAAACCATTTTTCAATATCAGGAAATTTGGGAGAGGTTGCAGCAAAG GAGGAAGTTTGGGAAGTAGCTGCTCAATTGGTAGGCCTCGGTCTTGGTATATTGATTTTG GATGCCCCTGGAATTTTAACATCTTATCCTGTGTTGGTGCTAACATGGACGGGCATGCGAATTTTGCACCTCTGGTTACGTTATAAATCGCTCTCAGTTTTGCAGTTCAGTACA ATAAATCTCAAGCGTGCACGTATTTTGGTACAATCTCATGTTTCTGGTTCTTATATTCCTG GATGTCATGATTGCAATAGCAAGGAAGATATATTGCTTTGGGAGAGATTTATCAAACCCAGAATTCGTTTTGGTGTTCCCTTGGAAGATATGGTTGGTGGTGAGATGCCTGGCTCCAAG GTTAAAATGCTTCTGCTATTGTATGAGAAAGAGAAATACATTCTTGTGGTCAACCAAAAGGAACCCGGAGAATTTGAGGCCTTGGTCTCCTTTAAG GAAGGAGCTACAAGTCTAACAGTGCTGCGTAGTGTATGGCAGACATACTGGCTTTATGAAAACTTGACTGATGATGATAATTTTACGAGTAAACTTGAGGAAAGCTTAAATAAATTGGGCGCTAGATTCGAGAACTTCTTGCAGCAATTGAAAGAGGCTGGATGGGATACTAATCTGATAAGTTTGAAAGTTCCTAAAGAAATTTTGATAGAAGAAAATCACGGGGCCTGA